The following are encoded together in the Lathyrus oleraceus cultivar Zhongwan6 chromosome 3, CAAS_Psat_ZW6_1.0, whole genome shotgun sequence genome:
- the LOC127127031 gene encoding heavy metal-associated isoprenylated plant protein 39, producing MKKFVLKLDLADDKAKQKALKTVSTLSGIDAITMDMKEKKLTVVGSVDPVKIVSKLRKYWQADLISVGPAKEPEKKEEPKKEEPKKEEEKKEEGKKEGEKKEEEKKEEPKKEEEKKEEGKKEEEKKEEEKKKEPAPAPAPDPVLEMVKAYRAYNPHMTTYYYVQSMEENPNACVIC from the exons ATGAAG AAGTTTGTGCTGAAGTTAGATTTGGCAGATGATAAGGCAAAACAGAAAGCCTTGAAGACAGTTTCAACACTCTCAG GGATTGATGCCATCACCATGGACATGAAGGAGAAGAAACTAACTGTGGTAGGGAGTGTGGATCCAGTAAAAATAGTGAGCAAACTTCGAAAATATTGGCAAGCGGATTTAATCTCTGTAGGGCCAGCAAAGGAGCCAGAGAAGAAAGAAGAGCCGAAGAAAGAAGAACcgaagaaagaagaagagaagaaagaagagggAAAGAAGGAGGGAGAGAAGAAAGAAGAGGAAAAGAAGGAAGAACcgaagaaagaagaagagaagaaagaagagggAAAGAAggaggaagagaagaaagaagaggagaagaagaaagAGCCAGCACCAGCACCAGCACCTGACCCTGTTTTAGAAATGGTGAAGGCTTATAGGGCTTATAATCCTCACATGACAACATATTATTATGTTCAAAGTATGGAAGAGAATCCCAATGCTTGTGTCATTTGTTAA